The window GCCCTCGCGCACCGAAGGCAACACGCGTCTTTACACCGATGAAGACCTCGAACGCCTCGAGTTCATCTTGTCGCTGGCGCGCGAGCTGGGAGTGAACATCAGCGGCATCGCCATCATCCTGCAAATGCGCGCGCGGATGGAAGAGATGCAGCGCCAGATGCAGGAGTTCGTCAGCCACCTCAGCCAGGAGATCGTGGCGCGCGCTTACGATGTGCCCACCGATCCGGAAAAGGGCGCAATCGTCCCCATCCGCCACCGCGTGCCGCCACCCGCCCGAGACAGAGACAAGAAGCGTTAGGCGGCGTTCTTTTTCCGCGGCCTGCTTTTTGCGGACGGCACGCCGGCGATGTGATCTTCGCTCAATAGGTCTCTGCCATAGACCGAGACGATGGCCTTGCGGCGCGCGTCTTCGTAGCGACGCTGCTCGGCATGCCGCTCCTCGTTCTGGCTCTCGCGGTTCTGGCTGTCGCGCTGCTGTAGCGGCATTGGTTCCGGATGCCGCGACTTCGTCAGCCCCGGAAACATTCTCATCTTCCGGCGCAATTTCCGTTCTGCTTCTTCCCAGGTCTCAAGCATGGATAGCAATCCTTCCCGCAGCTTCTTCGTACCCCAGTTCCCCAGGGCACTTCGCCAATGCATTAACTCCCCCTGGAGTGTGTTTGCGTAATGCGTTCTGCGCGCGTTGTCATTGTTCACTCGGTTGGATGCGAGGGAACGTCCTCGAGAATCGCTGCTGCTCAAAAACCGAGAGTAGCTGCTGGACCGGGTTGCTGTCTGACCAAAACAGCTCCCGGCGGTGAAGGGAGCGAACCGCCCCAGGGCGGCACCAAAGCAAACAGCCGCCGTCTCCTGGGGAAGACGGCGGCTGCTGCTTACTGCACAAACCACTTACGGCTGCTTGGGCTTGTCCTGGTTCTCTTGCTGCTTTTGCTGGTGACGCTCGGCACGCTTCGCCTGCCATTCCTGGCGCTTCTGCGCGCGCTCGGCCATCAGCTTCTGCATCTCGCCGCGCTGGTTTGGCGTCAGGATGGAGTTGAACTCCTGCATCGCCGCCACGCGCGCGTTGAGTGCCGCCGCTTGCCGCTGCTGCATCTCCGCCACCCGCTGTTGGATCACCGCCGGGTTCGGATTGTCCTTGAACACTTCCTGCATCAGCGCCTGATGACCACCGGCGCCCTGCCCGCCTTCCGCGAACTGCGACTTCATCTGCTCGCGCTGCCGCTGGTGCATCTGCTTCAGTTTTGCCTTCTGGTCGTCGGTCAGGTTCAGGCGGCTCTCCATGTCTTTCCCCATGAACATGCCGCCGCGCATCCCGCCGCGTCCATGACGGCCGTGGCCACTATGCTCAGCCACCTCCGCGCCCACGGCTGCGATCGCGCCCAGGCTCAACATTGCCGCTAATACGATCCCGACAGTCTTCTTCTTCATAACACCCATCTTGATAAGCTCCCTTTTTTTACTTCCCTGGTGCTCGTATAAACTCGGGACGGGGCGAAAAGTTGCGCCTAGCCGCATTTATCGCGGCGAAGCGCTAAGTCCCTGACTATGCTTCCCTTCAAGCTTGTCTACAGCGACGGCTACTACCTGCCCATCGGCACGCACGTCTTCCCGGCCGAGAAGTACCGGCTCGTCCAGCAGCGTCTGCTGGCCGAGGGCATTGCTGACCCGGCCGACTTCGTCACTCCCGCGTCCGCCACCGACGCCGATATCCTTCTCGTCCACACCGCCGACTACGTCCGGAAGCTGACGACGGGGACGCTCTCGCAGACCGAGGAGATGCAGATGGAGATCCCGTACTCGCCGGAACTCGTCCGCGCCTTCTGGCTCGCCGCCGGCGGGTCGATCCGCGCCGCGCGGCTGGCGTTGAAAGACGGCGTCGGCTTCAACATCGGTGGCGGATTCCACCACGCCTTCCCCGACCACGGCGAAGGCTTCTGCATGATCCACGACGTCGCCGTCGCAATCCGCCGGATGCAGAAAGACGGCGCCATCGAGCGCGCGATGACCGTGGACTGTGATGTTCACGATGGCAATGGCACGGCGGCCATCTTTCCTCCCGCCGTTAAAATGAACGACAACGACCCGCTCGCGCCACTCCCCTCGCACTCTCCCGGCTTCGTTCGAGCAGCCCAGCCTGCGCAGACCGATCAGCCCGCGCACGGCGTCTTCACCATCTCGCTCCACCAGCAGCACAACTACCCGGCCATCAAGCCGCCGTCGTCTATCGACGTCAACCTGCCTGATGGCACCGACGACGCCGTCTATCTTTCCTGGCTGGATAACGCGCTCAGCTCCGGCTTGCGCCGCTTCACTCCCGACCTCATCTGCTATATCGCCGGCGCCGACCCGTATCGTGAAGACCAGCTCGGCGGACTCGCCCTCACCATCGACGGACTCAAACAACGCGACCGCCTCGTCTTTCAAGCCGCCAAAGCTCGCGGCATCCCCGTGATGGTGACCTACGCCGGTGGCTACGCCCGCCGCGTCGAAGATACCGTCACCATCCACTGCAATACCGTGGTGGCAGCGAAGGAAGTGCTGGGAACGTGAGGGAGCGGCGGCATGATGCCGCCACTACAGCCGGCGGGACGCCGGCGCTACGGTACGACTTCGCAGCCGCTGTTAGAATCAAGGATTCGTAAGTATCTCCAGTAGACACCATGTTCGAGAACCTACAAGACAAGCTCCAGCGCGCCTTCAAGAACCTGCGCGGACAAGGCACGCTCACCGAGGAAAACATCGGCGAAGCACTGCGCGAGCTGCGCCTGGCGCTGCTGGAAGCCGACGTCAATCTCAACGTCGTAAAAGAACTGATCGACCACATCCGCGAGAAGGCGCTCGGCCAGGAGGTGATGACCGCGCTCTCGCCTGCCGACCAGGTCGTCAAGATCGTGCGTGACGAACTCATCGCCATCCTCGGCAAAGACACCGCAAAACTGAAGTTTGGCACGCCGCCCACGGTCGTCCTCATGGCCGGGCTGCAAGGCTCCGGCAAGACCACGACCTCGGGCAAGCTTGCCGCCTGGCTGAAAAAGGGTGGACACCGCCCGCTGCTTGTTTCCGTAGACGTCTATCGCCCGGCCGCGCGCCAGCAGCTCAAGGTGGTTGCGGACGCCATCGGCGCCGCCATCTACGAAGGCAAAGTCGAAGCGGCGAACACCGCCACGGTCGAGCGTCTGGCGAAAGAAGCGCGCCGCGAGGCGGTGAACTCCGGCTGCGACGTGCTCATCGTGGACACCGCCGGCCGGCTCCACATCGACGATCAGCTGATGGAGGAGATGCAGTCGCTCAAAAAGCTCCTCAACCCGCAGGAGATCCTTTTCATCGCCGACGCCATGACCGGGCAGGACGCGGTGAACTCCGCCGACGAGTTCCACAAAAAGCTCGCGCTCACCGGCGTGATCCTCACCAAGATGGATGGCGACGCTCGCGGCGGCGCCGCGCTCTCCATCCGCAACGTCACCGGACAGCCCATCAAGTTCATCGGCGTGGGCGAGAAGTACGACGCGCTCGAACCCTTCCACCCTGACCGCATCGTCGGACGCATCCTGGGCATGGGCGACATCCTCTCGCTCATCGAGAAAGCTGAAGACAAGATCGACAAGAAGAAGTCGGAAGAGTTTGCCAAGAAAGTCCTGGCCGGCGACGGCTTCTCGCTCGACGATTTTCGTGAGCAACTGCGCCAGGTCAAGAAACTCGGCTCGCTCTCCAGCATCGTGAAGATGATGCCCTCCGTCGGTCCCTTCGCCGGCATGCAGAAGGTGGCCGACAATTTCGACGACAAGGAACTCGTCCACGTCGAGGCCATCATCAACTCGATGACCGATCACGAGCGCGACCACCACGAGGTCATCAACGGCTCGCGCCGCAAGCGCATCGCCCGCGGCTCCGGCACCAGCGTGCAGGAAGTGAACCAGCTCCTGCGCCAGTACGTGCAGATGAAGAAGATGTTCAAGTCCATGGGCCGCGGCAAACTCGACCGCCGCTTCGCCGGCATGAAACTGCCAGGAATGTGATCGGGTCCGCATGACCCGCTGGTAGAGACGGGGCTTGCCCCATCTCCGGCCCCTAACTACTAACTCCTATCTCCTAACTCCTTCCATGGAATGGCGCGGCTCCAATCCGAAAGTCGAAGAGCCCGCCCACACGACGCTCGCCGCGCGCCTGGCCGCCATCACCAAGCAGGTGGAAGACCTCGTCTCAGCCGCCAAGCTCGAGCCGCCGCGCCAAGCTGTCCGCGAGCTCATCGCCTCAGGCGCGGCTGATCGCGCCCTGAAGACCGGCGACAAGGCGCCTGACTTTGAGCTGCCGGGCGTGGAACTGCCGGGCGTGGAACGGCCGGGCACGCAGGAGCGCAACTTCATCCTCGCCCAGCGATTGGCGCAAGGCCCCGTCGTCCTCGCGTTCTATCGCGGACGCTGGTGTCCCTACTGCATCGCTCAGTTGGAAGAGTTGGAAAAGGCGCGACCGGAGTTTGACGCACTCAAGACGACCATCGCAGCCATCTCGCCGCAGAAGCCGCAGCACTCCGGCTTCACCGCCGAGCAGCATCGCTTGCGTTTTAACGTGTTGAGCGATAGCGGCAACCAGGTCGCGGGCGCTTACGGCGTCGCGTGGCCGCTGCCCGACTCACTGATCT of the Acidobacteriota bacterium genome contains:
- a CDS encoding helix-turn-helix transcriptional regulator, encoding MGKRKKQGAYMISAVAEMYGIHPQTLRLYEREGLLQPSRTEGNTRLYTDEDLERLEFILSLARELGVNISGIAIILQMRARMEEMQRQMQEFVSHLSQEIVARAYDVPTDPEKGAIVPIRHRVPPPARDRDKKR
- the ffh gene encoding signal recognition particle protein; this encodes MFENLQDKLQRAFKNLRGQGTLTEENIGEALRELRLALLEADVNLNVVKELIDHIREKALGQEVMTALSPADQVVKIVRDELIAILGKDTAKLKFGTPPTVVLMAGLQGSGKTTTSGKLAAWLKKGGHRPLLVSVDVYRPAARQQLKVVADAIGAAIYEGKVEAANTATVERLAKEARREAVNSGCDVLIVDTAGRLHIDDQLMEEMQSLKKLLNPQEILFIADAMTGQDAVNSADEFHKKLALTGVILTKMDGDARGGAALSIRNVTGQPIKFIGVGEKYDALEPFHPDRIVGRILGMGDILSLIEKAEDKIDKKKSEEFAKKVLAGDGFSLDDFREQLRQVKKLGSLSSIVKMMPSVGPFAGMQKVADNFDDKELVHVEAIINSMTDHERDHHEVINGSRRKRIARGSGTSVQEVNQLLRQYVQMKKMFKSMGRGKLDRRFAGMKLPGM
- a CDS encoding Spy/CpxP family protein refolding chaperone, with the protein product MKKKTVGIVLAAMLSLGAIAAVGAEVAEHSGHGRHGRGGMRGGMFMGKDMESRLNLTDDQKAKLKQMHQRQREQMKSQFAEGGQGAGGHQALMQEVFKDNPNPAVIQQRVAEMQQRQAAALNARVAAMQEFNSILTPNQRGEMQKLMAERAQKRQEWQAKRAERHQQKQQENQDKPKQP
- a CDS encoding AhpC/TSA family protein, whose product is MEWRGSNPKVEEPAHTTLAARLAAITKQVEDLVSAAKLEPPRQAVRELIASGAADRALKTGDKAPDFELPGVELPGVERPGTQERNFILAQRLAQGPVVLAFYRGRWCPYCIAQLEELEKARPEFDALKTTIAAISPQKPQHSGFTAEQHRLRFNVLSDSGNQVAGAYGVAWPLPDSLISHYRGVFVNLENANAAKDWVLPMPATFVIAPDSTIVWSRIDADFTHRPEPQELLRIVRVLKGF
- a CDS encoding histone deacetylase → MLPFKLVYSDGYYLPIGTHVFPAEKYRLVQQRLLAEGIADPADFVTPASATDADILLVHTADYVRKLTTGTLSQTEEMQMEIPYSPELVRAFWLAAGGSIRAARLALKDGVGFNIGGGFHHAFPDHGEGFCMIHDVAVAIRRMQKDGAIERAMTVDCDVHDGNGTAAIFPPAVKMNDNDPLAPLPSHSPGFVRAAQPAQTDQPAHGVFTISLHQQHNYPAIKPPSSIDVNLPDGTDDAVYLSWLDNALSSGLRRFTPDLICYIAGADPYREDQLGGLALTIDGLKQRDRLVFQAAKARGIPVMVTYAGGYARRVEDTVTIHCNTVVAAKEVLGT